From Streptomyces sp. 6-11-2, one genomic window encodes:
- a CDS encoding molybdopterin-dependent oxidoreductase yields MVPVTLAELDLTGDLARPSRLTVRDLLGWPQHGVGVAFDCAASGVQHHRFTGPRLYDVLSAAGPGFDPARRKDRLRFLIAVTAVDGHHALLSWAEIDPDFADAPVLLAVTIDGTRLDGAGPQLVLPQDRCGARYVSGVRAIRVDGGYRARARV; encoded by the coding sequence GTGGTGCCCGTGACGCTCGCGGAGCTCGACCTGACCGGCGACCTCGCCCGCCCGTCCCGGCTGACCGTGCGGGATCTGCTCGGGTGGCCGCAGCACGGGGTGGGAGTCGCCTTCGACTGCGCCGCCAGCGGAGTGCAGCACCACCGGTTCACCGGACCGCGCCTGTACGACGTGCTGTCCGCGGCGGGGCCGGGCTTCGACCCGGCCCGGCGCAAGGACCGGCTGCGCTTCCTGATCGCGGTCACGGCCGTCGACGGGCATCACGCGCTGCTGTCGTGGGCCGAGATCGATCCCGACTTCGCCGACGCTCCGGTCCTGCTCGCGGTGACCATCGACGGCACCCGGCTCGACGGCGCCGGCCCCCAGCTGGTCCTGCCGCAGGACCGCTGCGGCGCGCGGTACGTCAGCGGTGTCCGGGCGATACGCGTGGACGGCGGCTATCGCGCGCGTGCCCGGGTGTGA
- a CDS encoding molybdopterin-binding protein, whose translation MQSYTIGQAARLLGVSPDTARRWADAGRMATHRDDSGRRLIDGRDLAAFSVELARTGGGEEGPSYTSARNAFAGIVTAIKLGDVAAQVEIQAGPHRLVSLLTREAVEELGLEVGMEATARVKSTNVHIDRT comes from the coding sequence ATGCAGTCCTACACGATCGGGCAGGCGGCCCGGCTGCTGGGCGTCAGCCCGGACACCGCGCGCCGCTGGGCGGACGCGGGCCGGATGGCCACCCACCGCGACGACAGCGGACGCCGGCTCATCGACGGCCGGGACCTCGCCGCGTTCTCGGTCGAGCTGGCCCGGACCGGCGGCGGCGAGGAAGGCCCCTCGTACACGTCGGCCCGCAACGCCTTCGCCGGCATCGTGACCGCCATCAAACTCGGCGACGTCGCCGCCCAGGTCGAGATCCAGGCCGGACCGCACCGCCTGGTCTCCCTGCTGACCCGGGAGGCCGTGGAGGAACTGGGCCTGGAGGTCGGCATGGAGGCCACCGCCCGCGTGAAGTCGACGAACGTGCACATCGACCGCACGTAG
- a CDS encoding APC family permease, with protein MATTEHPPSRLRAWMLEGLSDMGKGIQQAPHALPEPPHKGQRWWRVMCLTGVDYFSTLGYQPGIAALAAGLLSPIATLVLVLVTLAGALPVYRRVAAESPHGAGSIAMLERLLSFWQGKLFVLTLLGFAATDFLITMTLSAADASTHLVENPHLTAALHSHQMLITLLLIALLGAVFLKGFVEAIGVAFALVGIYLALNAVVVVVGLWHVLTAGHVVTDWTSALTAQHGNVFLMVGVALLVFPKLALGLSGFETGVAVMPHVRGNPDDTEERPTGRIRDTRKLLTTAALIMSCFLIATSFITTLLIPAPEFKAGGQANGRALAYLAHEYLGNTFGTVYDVSTILILWFAGASALAGLLNLMPRYLPRYGMAPHWARAVRPMVIVFTLIGFLVTWIFDANVDKQGGAYATGVLVLISSAAIAVTIAARRAGQRKWTIAFGVISAVFLYTTVVNVIERPDGVKIGACFIAGIILVSLLSRLARSFELRVTSVTLDGMAERFVRDIASRKIRFIAKEPERQDKSEYRDKIEQIRSDSDIPLTEDFVFVEVTVTDPSEFEAGLTVHGEVRHDRYRVLALESASVPNALAALLLHVREMTGRTPHIYFEWTEGNPFANFLRFFLFGQGEVAPVTREVLREAEPDRTKRPRVHTG; from the coding sequence ATGGCGACCACCGAGCACCCTCCCAGTCGTCTGCGCGCCTGGATGCTGGAGGGCCTGTCCGACATGGGCAAGGGCATTCAGCAGGCCCCGCACGCCCTGCCGGAGCCCCCGCACAAGGGACAGCGGTGGTGGAGGGTGATGTGCCTGACCGGCGTGGACTACTTCTCCACGCTCGGATACCAGCCGGGCATCGCGGCGCTGGCGGCCGGGCTGCTGTCGCCGATCGCCACCCTCGTGCTGGTCCTCGTCACCCTCGCGGGTGCCCTGCCGGTGTACCGCAGGGTGGCGGCGGAGAGCCCGCACGGCGCGGGCTCGATCGCGATGCTGGAGCGGCTGCTGTCGTTCTGGCAGGGCAAGCTGTTCGTGCTGACCCTGCTCGGCTTCGCCGCCACCGACTTCCTGATCACCATGACGCTGTCGGCCGCGGACGCCTCGACCCACCTGGTGGAGAACCCGCATCTGACGGCCGCGCTGCACAGCCACCAGATGCTGATCACGCTCCTGCTCATCGCGCTGCTCGGCGCGGTCTTCCTCAAGGGCTTCGTGGAGGCGATCGGCGTCGCCTTCGCCCTGGTCGGGATCTATCTCGCGCTGAACGCCGTCGTGGTGGTCGTCGGTCTGTGGCACGTCCTGACCGCCGGTCATGTGGTCACCGACTGGACCAGCGCGCTGACCGCCCAGCACGGCAACGTCTTCCTCATGGTCGGCGTGGCCCTGCTCGTCTTTCCCAAGCTGGCGCTCGGTCTGTCCGGCTTCGAGACCGGCGTCGCCGTCATGCCGCACGTGCGGGGCAACCCTGACGACACCGAGGAACGGCCCACCGGCCGGATCCGGGACACCAGGAAGCTGCTCACCACGGCCGCGCTGATCATGAGCTGCTTCCTGATCGCCACCAGCTTCATCACCACGCTGCTGATCCCGGCGCCGGAGTTCAAGGCCGGCGGCCAGGCCAACGGCCGTGCCCTGGCCTATCTGGCGCACGAGTACCTCGGCAACACCTTCGGCACGGTCTACGACGTCTCGACCATCCTGATCCTGTGGTTCGCGGGCGCCTCCGCGTTGGCCGGGCTGCTCAACCTGATGCCGCGGTATCTGCCCCGCTACGGAATGGCCCCGCACTGGGCGCGGGCGGTCCGCCCGATGGTCATCGTCTTCACTCTGATCGGCTTCCTGGTCACCTGGATCTTCGACGCCAACGTCGACAAGCAGGGCGGCGCGTACGCCACGGGCGTGCTCGTGCTGATCAGCTCCGCGGCGATCGCCGTGACCATCGCCGCCCGCAGGGCCGGCCAGCGCAAATGGACCATCGCGTTCGGGGTCATCTCGGCCGTGTTCCTCTACACGACCGTCGTCAACGTCATCGAGCGTCCCGACGGTGTGAAGATCGGCGCCTGCTTCATCGCCGGGATCATCCTGGTCTCGCTGCTGTCGCGGCTCGCGCGTTCCTTCGAGCTGCGGGTGACGAGCGTGACGCTGGACGGCATGGCGGAACGCTTCGTCAGGGACATCGCCAGCCGCAAGATCCGGTTCATCGCCAAGGAGCCCGAGCGGCAGGACAAGTCCGAGTACCGCGACAAGATCGAGCAGATCCGCAGCGACAGCGACATCCCGCTCACGGAGGACTTCGTCTTCGTCGAGGTGACGGTCACCGACCCCTCGGAGTTCGAGGCCGGCCTGACCGTGCACGGCGAGGTCCGGCACGACCGCTACCGCGTGCTGGCCCTGGAGTCCGCGTCCGTCCCGAACGCCCTGGCCGCGCTCCTCCTCCACGTCCGGGAGATGACCGGCCGCACCCCGCACATCTACTTCGAGTGGACCGAGGGCAATCCGTTCGCCAACTTCCTGCGCTTCTTCCTCTTCGGCCAGGGCGAGGTCGCGCCGGTCACACGCGAGGTGCTGCGCGAGGCGGAGCCGGACCGCACCAAGCGGCCGCGGGTGCACACCGGCTGA
- the kdpF gene encoding K(+)-transporting ATPase subunit F, whose translation MTAENIVGLVVAVALLGYLVLALIFPERF comes from the coding sequence GTGACCGCCGAGAACATCGTCGGCCTGGTGGTGGCCGTCGCCCTGCTGGGCTATCTCGTCCTCGCCCTGATCTTCCCGGAGAGGTTCTGA
- the kdpA gene encoding potassium-transporting ATPase subunit KdpA, producing MSPVLAGVLQLLALMAALALAHVPLGTYMAGVYRSQRHLRVERWIYRAVGADPDAEMRWPAYIRAVLAFSLAGVLFLYLLQRIQGVLPLSLGFRSVGPAQAFNTAASFVTNTNWQSYSGEQTMGHVVQTAGLAVQNFASAAVGMAVAVALIRGFALPRALGSARAGGTPIRTGELGNFWADLVRGTVRILLPLAAVAALVLVACGVIQNFSGIHEVGQFLGGSQQWNGGAVASQEAIKELGTNGGGYFNANSAHPFENPTPFSNLFEIFLILVIPFALTRTFGVMVGSVRQGYAILAAMATIWLAFVSLMMWAEFAHHEGALRIAGGAMEGKEVRFGIGASSIFAASTTLTSTGAVDAAHSSLTGFGGGIAMLGMMLGEIAPGGVGSGLYGILIMAVIAVFIAGLMVGRTPEYLGKKIGSREIKLAAVYILITPALVLVFSAFSMALPTPPHSALNPGAHGFSEVLYAYTSAANNNGSAFAGLNANTDWFNTTTGLAMLLGRFLPMMFVLALAGSLGAQQPVPVTAGTLRTEKPLFTGMLVGAILIVVGLTYFPALALGPLAEGLA from the coding sequence ATGAGTCCCGTACTCGCCGGAGTCCTCCAGCTGCTCGCTCTCATGGCCGCACTGGCGCTCGCCCACGTACCGCTCGGCACCTACATGGCCGGCGTCTACCGCTCGCAGCGCCACTTGCGGGTCGAGAGATGGATCTACCGGGCCGTCGGCGCCGATCCGGACGCGGAGATGCGCTGGCCCGCGTACATCCGGGCCGTGCTCGCCTTCTCCCTCGCCGGTGTCCTCTTCCTGTACCTGCTCCAGCGGATCCAGGGCGTGCTGCCGCTCTCGCTCGGCTTCCGGTCCGTCGGCCCCGCCCAGGCCTTCAACACCGCCGCGTCCTTCGTCACCAACACCAACTGGCAGTCGTACTCCGGCGAGCAGACCATGGGGCACGTGGTGCAGACCGCCGGTCTCGCCGTGCAGAACTTCGCCTCCGCCGCCGTCGGCATGGCGGTGGCCGTGGCCCTGATACGCGGCTTCGCCCTCCCCCGAGCTCTCGGCTCCGCTCGAGCAGGGGGGACCCCCATCCGCACCGGTGAACTGGGCAACTTCTGGGCCGACCTGGTGCGCGGCACCGTGCGCATCCTCCTCCCGCTGGCCGCGGTCGCCGCCCTCGTGCTGGTGGCCTGCGGCGTGATCCAGAACTTCTCCGGGATCCACGAGGTAGGCCAGTTCCTCGGCGGCTCGCAGCAGTGGAACGGCGGCGCGGTGGCCTCCCAGGAGGCCATCAAGGAACTGGGCACCAACGGCGGCGGCTACTTCAACGCCAACAGCGCCCACCCCTTCGAGAACCCGACCCCGTTCTCCAACCTCTTCGAGATCTTCCTGATCCTGGTGATCCCCTTCGCGCTGACCCGGACGTTCGGCGTCATGGTCGGCTCGGTCCGGCAGGGCTACGCGATCCTCGCGGCGATGGCCACCATCTGGCTCGCCTTCGTCTCCCTGATGATGTGGGCCGAGTTCGCCCACCACGAGGGCGCGCTGCGGATCGCGGGCGGCGCGATGGAGGGCAAGGAGGTCAGGTTCGGCATCGGCGCCTCCTCGATCTTCGCGGCGTCGACCACGCTCACCTCGACCGGCGCCGTCGACGCCGCGCACTCCTCGCTCACCGGGTTCGGCGGCGGGATCGCGATGCTCGGCATGATGCTCGGCGAGATCGCGCCCGGCGGAGTCGGCTCAGGCCTGTACGGCATCCTGATCATGGCCGTCATCGCGGTCTTCATCGCCGGTCTGATGGTCGGGCGCACACCCGAGTACCTGGGCAAGAAGATCGGCTCCCGGGAGATCAAGCTGGCCGCCGTCTACATCCTGATCACCCCGGCGCTGGTGCTGGTGTTCAGCGCCTTCTCGATGGCCCTGCCGACCCCGCCGCACTCGGCCCTCAACCCGGGCGCGCACGGATTCTCCGAGGTGCTCTACGCCTACACCTCTGCCGCGAACAACAACGGCTCGGCCTTCGCCGGCCTGAACGCCAACACCGACTGGTTCAACACCACGACCGGGCTCGCCATGCTGCTCGGCCGCTTCCTGCCCATGATGTTCGTCCTCGCCCTGGCCGGCTCCCTGGGCGCGCAGCAGCCGGTGCCGGTCACCGCGGGCACCCTGCGCACCGAGAAGCCGCTGTTCACCGGCATGTTGGTGGGCGCCATCCTGATCGTCGTCGGTCTGACGTACTTTCCGGCCCTCGCACTGGGCCCGCTCGCCGAGGGGCTGGCGTGA
- the kdpB gene encoding potassium-transporting ATPase subunit KdpB: MTTSTQNHEDSMSAVTRTRAPHSDVPTGHPSGQSRVGAGLFDARQLVRSLPDAFRKLDPRVMVTSPVMFVVWIGSLLTTAFSLTRPGDWFGWAISAWLWLTVLFANLAEAVAEGRGKAQAETLRRAKTDTVAHRLDGTEVPGTELHVGDLVVCEAGDVIPGDGDVVEGVASVDESAITGESAPVIRESGGDRSAVTGGTRVLSDRIVIKITTKPGETFIDRMIGLVEGAARQKTPNEIALNILLASLTIVFLLACATLPPFADYAGTHLTMVVLVALLVCLIPTTIGALLSAIGIAGMDRLVQRNVLAMSGRAVEAAGDVSTLLLDKTGTITLGNRRAAEFVPVRGTTAAELADAAQLSSLADETPEGRSVVVLAKEKYGLRERHQGELAGAEWVAFTAQTRMSGVDVDGRRIRKGATGSVIAWVEEQDGRIAEDADRLSKEISAAGGTPLLVAVHDQDGARVLGVIHLKDVVKDGMRERFAELRRMGIKTVMITGDNPLTARAIADEAGVDDFLAEATPEDKMALIRREQSGGKLVAMTGDGTNDAPALAQADVGVAMNTGTSAAKEAGNMVDLDSDPTKLIEIVEIGKQLLITRGALTTFSIANDVAKYFAIIPALFAAVYPGLDKLNIMQLSSPDSAILSAVVFNALVIIALVPLALRGVRYRPTSADRMLRRNLAVYGLGGLIAPFVGIKLIDLIISLIPGIG; this comes from the coding sequence ATGACCACCTCCACACAGAACCACGAGGACTCCATGTCCGCAGTCACCAGGACCCGGGCACCGCACAGCGACGTGCCCACCGGGCACCCGTCCGGCCAGAGCCGGGTCGGTGCCGGTCTCTTCGACGCCCGGCAGCTGGTCAGGTCGCTGCCCGACGCCTTCCGCAAGCTCGATCCGCGGGTGATGGTCACGTCACCGGTGATGTTCGTGGTGTGGATCGGCTCGCTGCTGACCACCGCCTTCTCCCTCACCAGGCCGGGCGACTGGTTCGGCTGGGCGATCAGCGCCTGGCTGTGGCTGACCGTCCTCTTCGCCAACCTCGCCGAGGCGGTCGCCGAGGGCCGTGGCAAGGCGCAGGCGGAGACCCTGCGCAGGGCCAAGACCGACACCGTGGCGCACCGGTTGGACGGGACCGAGGTCCCCGGTACCGAGCTGCACGTCGGTGACCTCGTCGTGTGCGAGGCGGGCGACGTCATCCCCGGCGACGGGGACGTCGTCGAGGGCGTCGCCTCGGTCGACGAGTCGGCCATCACCGGGGAGTCGGCGCCGGTGATCCGCGAGTCCGGTGGCGACCGGTCCGCGGTGACCGGCGGTACCAGGGTGCTGTCCGACCGTATCGTCATCAAGATCACCACGAAGCCCGGCGAGACCTTCATCGACCGGATGATCGGCCTCGTCGAGGGCGCCGCCCGGCAGAAGACGCCCAACGAGATCGCGCTGAACATCCTGCTCGCCTCACTGACGATCGTCTTCCTCCTCGCCTGCGCCACACTGCCGCCGTTCGCCGACTACGCGGGCACGCACCTGACCATGGTGGTGCTGGTCGCCCTGCTGGTCTGCCTGATCCCGACGACGATCGGCGCGCTGCTGTCGGCCATCGGCATCGCGGGCATGGACCGGCTGGTCCAGCGCAATGTGCTGGCGATGTCGGGACGGGCGGTGGAGGCCGCCGGCGACGTGTCGACGCTGCTCCTGGACAAGACCGGCACGATCACCCTCGGCAACCGCAGGGCCGCGGAGTTCGTACCGGTGCGCGGTACCACCGCCGCCGAACTGGCGGACGCCGCCCAGCTCTCCTCGCTGGCCGACGAGACGCCCGAGGGCCGCTCCGTGGTGGTGCTGGCCAAGGAGAAGTACGGGCTGCGCGAGCGGCACCAGGGCGAACTCGCCGGAGCCGAGTGGGTCGCGTTCACCGCTCAGACCCGGATGTCCGGCGTGGACGTGGACGGCCGACGGATCCGCAAGGGCGCGACCGGATCCGTCATCGCCTGGGTCGAGGAGCAGGACGGGCGGATCGCCGAGGACGCCGACCGCCTCTCGAAGGAGATCTCCGCGGCCGGCGGCACGCCGCTGCTGGTCGCCGTGCACGACCAGGACGGCGCCCGGGTCCTGGGCGTCATCCACCTCAAGGACGTGGTCAAGGACGGCATGCGGGAACGCTTCGCCGAACTGCGCCGGATGGGCATCAAAACCGTCATGATCACGGGCGACAACCCGCTGACCGCCCGGGCGATCGCGGACGAGGCCGGTGTCGACGACTTCCTCGCCGAGGCCACGCCCGAGGACAAGATGGCGCTGATCAGGCGCGAGCAGAGCGGGGGCAAGCTGGTCGCGATGACCGGTGACGGCACCAACGACGCGCCCGCGCTGGCCCAGGCCGACGTCGGCGTGGCGATGAACACCGGTACGTCGGCCGCCAAGGAGGCCGGCAACATGGTCGACCTCGACTCCGACCCGACCAAGCTGATCGAGATCGTCGAGATCGGCAAGCAGCTCCTGATCACTCGCGGCGCGCTCACGACGTTCTCCATCGCCAACGACGTGGCGAAGTACTTCGCGATCATCCCGGCCCTGTTCGCCGCCGTCTACCCGGGCCTGGACAAGCTGAACATCATGCAGCTGTCCTCGCCGGACTCGGCGATCCTGTCCGCGGTCGTCTTCAACGCGCTGGTCATCATCGCGCTGGTGCCGCTCGCCCTGCGGGGTGTGCGCTACCGGCCGACGAGCGCGGACCGGATGCTCCGCCGCAACCTCGCCGTCTACGGCCTCGGCGGGCTCATCGCGCCCTTCGTCGGGATCAAGCTCATCGACCTGATCATCTCCCTGATTCCCGGGATCGGCTGA
- the kdpC gene encoding potassium-transporting ATPase subunit KdpC: MNQTFVNTGRLLAAGLRALLALTLLTGVVYPLVVTGVAQAFLGHRANGSEVRESGRVVGSSLIGQQHYGLDYFQPRPAAGLGTNTLNTRYKLIVSGATNLAADNPKLVKAIERARAEVVRVNSTSDYEVKPSQVPADAVTSSGSGLDPDISPAYALLQAHRVAERNHLSVARVERLVREHTESRTLGFIGEPRVNVLQLNVALRELTTGR, encoded by the coding sequence ATGAACCAGACCTTTGTGAACACCGGTCGTCTGCTGGCGGCGGGCCTGCGGGCGCTGCTCGCGCTGACGCTGCTCACCGGCGTCGTCTACCCGCTCGTCGTCACGGGCGTGGCCCAGGCCTTCCTCGGGCACCGGGCGAACGGCTCGGAGGTCAGGGAGAGCGGCAGGGTCGTGGGCTCCTCCCTGATCGGGCAACAGCACTACGGCCTCGACTACTTCCAGCCGCGCCCGGCCGCCGGACTGGGCACGAACACCCTGAACACCCGGTACAAGCTGATCGTTTCCGGCGCCACCAACCTCGCCGCCGACAACCCCAAGCTGGTCAAGGCCATCGAGCGGGCACGGGCCGAGGTGGTCAGGGTCAACTCCACGTCCGACTACGAGGTGAAGCCCTCCCAGGTTCCGGCCGACGCCGTGACCTCCTCGGGTTCGGGTCTGGATCCGGACATCTCCCCGGCATACGCGCTGCTCCAGGCGCACCGGGTAGCGGAGCGCAACCACCTGTCCGTGGCGCGGGTCGAGCGCCTGGTGCGGGAGCACACCGAGAGCCGCACCCTCGGCTTCATCGGCGAGCCGCGGGTGAACGTCCTCCAACTCAACGTCGCGCTCAGGGAACTGACCACGGGGCGCTGA
- a CDS encoding glycoside hydrolase family 43 protein encodes MRTYENPVIGGFHPDPSVCRVGEDHYLVCSSFEYFPGVPLFHSRDLVHWRQIGNVLDRPGQLELPDDLPASAGIYAPTIRHHDGRFYVITTNVAAGGTFLVSAEDPRGPWSDPVWIDLPGIDPDLAWDDDGSCWCAVAGVRVARIDPATGKVLEGPLPAWSGTGLQHPEAPHLYRIGAWWYLMLAEGGTGYGHGVSIARARSPRGPWEPAPDNPVLSHRGTDLPVQCTGHADLVRAADGTWWMVLLGTRPRGWFPEFHVLGRETFLTPVEWVDGWPRVGPVSERHPAPAAWHPLPPEPERDDFDAPSLAPVWISPRSRPEGSWSLSEHPGRLTLHATGDSLDRPGHTFVGRRQQHPDCRVAARVEAVSGRAGLSVRLDEAHHYDVETGGGVVGVVARIGPLRQRIAEYPVPPGPLTLAVDIRTDDVPPPTVTAADRPATAAQAATGVRAAGPDVIAFSAEGPEGTLALAELEGRYLSTQVAAGFTGRVIGMYVTEGSAAFDWFDYQPRHSRRPVDG; translated from the coding sequence GTGCGGACGTACGAGAACCCCGTGATCGGAGGCTTCCACCCCGATCCCAGCGTGTGCCGGGTGGGCGAGGACCACTACTTGGTGTGCTCCAGCTTCGAGTACTTCCCCGGGGTCCCGCTGTTCCACAGCCGCGACCTGGTGCACTGGCGGCAGATCGGCAACGTGCTGGACCGGCCGGGGCAGTTGGAGTTGCCGGACGACCTCCCCGCCTCCGCCGGCATCTACGCCCCGACGATCCGCCACCACGACGGCCGCTTCTACGTGATCACCACCAACGTCGCGGCCGGGGGCACCTTCCTGGTCAGCGCCGAGGATCCGCGGGGTCCGTGGTCGGACCCGGTCTGGATCGACCTGCCCGGGATCGACCCCGACCTCGCCTGGGACGACGACGGCTCCTGCTGGTGCGCCGTCGCCGGGGTGCGGGTGGCCCGGATCGACCCGGCGACCGGCAAGGTCCTGGAAGGGCCGCTGCCGGCCTGGTCGGGGACGGGGCTCCAGCACCCGGAGGCGCCGCACCTGTACCGGATCGGCGCCTGGTGGTACCTCATGCTGGCCGAGGGCGGCACCGGGTACGGCCACGGTGTGTCGATCGCCCGCGCCCGGTCCCCGCGCGGCCCCTGGGAACCCGCGCCGGACAACCCGGTCCTCTCCCACCGCGGCACCGATCTGCCCGTCCAGTGCACGGGCCACGCCGACCTGGTGCGGGCGGCCGACGGCACCTGGTGGATGGTGCTGCTCGGGACCCGCCCCCGCGGCTGGTTCCCGGAGTTCCACGTGCTCGGCAGGGAGACCTTCCTGACCCCGGTGGAGTGGGTGGACGGGTGGCCGCGGGTCGGCCCGGTGAGCGAGCGGCATCCGGCGCCCGCCGCCTGGCACCCCCTGCCGCCGGAGCCCGAGCGGGACGACTTCGACGCGCCGTCCCTGGCGCCGGTCTGGATCTCCCCGCGCAGCAGGCCCGAGGGCTCCTGGTCGCTGAGCGAACACCCCGGCCGGCTGACGCTGCACGCGACCGGCGACAGCCTCGACCGGCCCGGCCACACGTTCGTAGGACGACGGCAGCAGCACCCCGACTGCCGGGTGGCCGCGCGCGTCGAGGCGGTCTCGGGCCGGGCCGGCCTGTCCGTCCGGCTGGACGAGGCGCACCACTACGACGTGGAGACCGGCGGGGGAGTGGTGGGCGTGGTCGCCCGGATCGGGCCGCTGCGGCAGCGGATCGCGGAGTACCCGGTGCCGCCCGGACCGCTCACCCTGGCCGTGGACATCCGCACGGACGACGTGCCCCCGCCCACGGTCACGGCTGCGGACCGGCCGGCCACCGCAGCGCAGGCGGCGACCGGGGTCCGCGCGGCCGGCCCGGACGTGATCGCCTTCTCGGCCGAGGGCCCGGAGGGCACGCTGGCGCTGGCCGAACTCGAAGGACGCTATCTGTCCACCCAGGTCGCGGCCGGCTTCACCGGGCGAGTGATCGGCATGTACGTCACCGAGGGCAGCGCGGCCTTCGACTGGTTCGACTACCAGCCGCGGCATTCGCGCCGCCCCGTCGACGGCTGA
- a CDS encoding DUF5999 family protein: protein MCQHQPPCPSADSADRESARLVAHHPEQGWSLLCNGVLFFEDTGELLPDGQIIAPHRPLGADRVMTAA, encoded by the coding sequence ATGTGCCAGCACCAGCCACCGTGCCCGTCAGCCGACTCCGCCGACCGGGAATCCGCCCGTCTCGTGGCGCACCACCCGGAGCAGGGCTGGAGCCTGCTGTGCAACGGCGTCCTGTTCTTCGAGGACACCGGTGAGCTCCTGCCGGACGGCCAGATCATCGCCCCGCACCGCCCGCTGGGCGCCGACCGGGTGATGACCGCCGCCTGA
- a CDS encoding glutamate-cysteine ligase family protein codes for MGEKVVAGQLDLSDRNRYRDKLRRCLTGLERLLDEKRFDRPKNLMGLEIELNLVGPDGMPKMLNAQVLERIASRDFQTELAMFNLEVNIAPHRLGGRVFDQLAEELRTSLAYADRKAAEVDAGIAMIGILPTLGRDDLVSSNLSDVDRYVLLNDQIVAARGEDFTLDIDGVEHLTCTSKSIAPEAACTSVQLHLQVTPGRFADVWNAAEAACAAQIAVGANSPFLFGRELWRESRPPLFQQSTDTRPPELQAQGVRPRTWFGERWISSAYDLFEENLRYFPALLPICDGEDPLDVLEAGGVPKLAELVLHNGTVYRWNRPVYDVADGVPHLRVENRVLPAGPTVTDVIANAAFYYGLVRALAEEPRPVWTRLPFEAAAANFDAACRHGIDARFTWPRRGRHSGTAQVDAVTLVRDELLPLAEAGLSAWGVERADRDLYLGVIEERCRRRTNGAEWQAATFHRALEQGMGREAALAATTRRYRELTKFGEPVHTWPIGLPEPVPAG; via the coding sequence ATGGGGGAGAAGGTCGTCGCCGGCCAGCTGGACCTGTCGGACCGCAACCGCTACCGCGACAAGCTGCGGCGGTGCCTGACGGGGCTGGAGCGGTTGCTGGACGAGAAACGGTTCGACCGGCCGAAGAACCTCATGGGGCTGGAGATCGAATTGAATCTGGTCGGCCCCGACGGCATGCCGAAAATGCTGAATGCGCAAGTTCTCGAGCGCATCGCGAGCCGTGACTTCCAAACAGAACTCGCCATGTTCAATCTGGAAGTCAACATTGCCCCACACCGCTTGGGCGGCCGGGTATTCGACCAGCTCGCCGAGGAGCTGCGGACGTCACTGGCATATGCCGACCGAAAAGCCGCCGAGGTGGACGCCGGAATAGCGATGATCGGCATTCTGCCTACCCTGGGCCGGGACGACCTGGTGTCCTCCAATCTCTCCGACGTCGACCGCTACGTGCTGCTGAACGATCAGATCGTGGCGGCCCGTGGAGAGGACTTCACCCTCGACATCGACGGCGTGGAGCATCTGACCTGCACCTCGAAGTCCATCGCGCCCGAGGCCGCCTGCACCTCCGTGCAGCTGCACCTCCAGGTCACCCCGGGCCGTTTCGCGGACGTGTGGAACGCGGCGGAGGCCGCCTGCGCCGCGCAGATAGCCGTCGGCGCCAACTCGCCCTTCCTCTTCGGGCGCGAGCTGTGGCGGGAGTCGCGGCCGCCGCTGTTCCAGCAGTCCACCGACACCCGCCCGCCCGAGCTCCAGGCCCAGGGTGTGCGGCCGCGCACCTGGTTCGGCGAACGGTGGATCTCCTCGGCGTACGACCTCTTCGAGGAGAACCTGCGCTACTTCCCGGCCCTGCTGCCGATCTGCGACGGCGAGGACCCCCTCGACGTGCTGGAGGCGGGCGGCGTGCCCAAGCTGGCCGAACTGGTCCTGCACAACGGCACCGTCTACCGCTGGAACCGCCCGGTCTACGACGTCGCGGACGGCGTGCCGCACCTGCGCGTGGAGAACCGGGTGCTGCCCGCCGGGCCCACCGTCACCGATGTGATCGCCAACGCGGCCTTCTACTACGGCCTCGTGCGCGCCCTGGCCGAGGAGCCCCGGCCGGTGTGGACCCGGCTGCCCTTCGAGGCCGCGGCTGCCAACTTCGACGCCGCCTGCCGGCACGGCATCGACGCCCGGTTCACCTGGCCCCGGCGCGGACGCCACTCCGGCACGGCCCAGGTCGACGCCGTCACTCTTGTCCGTGACGAACTGCTGCCGCTCGCGGAGGCCGGACTGAGCGCCTGGGGCGTGGAGCGCGCCGACCGGGACCTGTATCTGGGCGTGATCGAGGAGCGGTGCCGTCGGCGGACCAACGGCGCGGAGTGGCAGGCCGCCACCTTCCACCGGGCACTGGAGCAGGGGATGGGCCGGGAAGCCGCCCTGGCGGCGACGACCCGGCGCTACCGCGAGCTGACGAAGTTCGGCGAGCCGGTCCACACCTGGCCGATCGGCCTGCCGGAACCGGTCCCGGCCGGCTGA